From the Paenibacillus sp. R14(2021) genome, the window TGTGTACGGCGTCGATATTTCCGCCAGTCCGCTTTTGAAAGGCCTCCCCGTTGTCGGCAAGGAATATATCGCCGGCATCCGCATCAATGCCGACAAGCCTGACAACGGCTTTAAGTTTATCGCGAAATATTTGGAATAGCGCGTATCCGCGCCGATTGTAACCGCAGCTGGATCTCATCGATCCGGGTGCGGTTCCGAGCAAAAAGCGCCTGAACGTACCGATGATTCGAGCGTAGACTTATACCTGAGCGCAGGATATATCGATGCTTCTACTGAAGTACACCTGGATTTTGCTCCACCCTCGAAAAAGGCTGTGCGAACGTCATTACCACCTGACGCTCGCGCAGCCTTTTTGTTCGTTCAGCCCTTCAGCACGAGATGCTTCAGCCCCGTGTACCGATCACGCAGCTTATATGCTTCCTTCATCGCATCCTCAATCAGCGCTTCGGTGAGGCCAATCCCGGCTGGATCCGCCGGCCCGCCCGCCTGCTGCAGCCAAGCGCGCAGCTGCTCCGCTTCTGGCAGCTTGCCGAATATCGCGGGATAAGCGCCGCCGAGCTCCTCGCGGTAACGCTTGGCCAGCATAACCGAAGCAACGCCTACCTTTGCCCCGTGCAGCAGCTGCCTGCGGCCCTCCTGGATATACGCCATCTCCCAGTGATGAGACAAATGATGCTCGCCGCCGGATGCAGGACGCGAATGACCGACCAGCAGCATCGACCAGCCGGAAAGCAGCAGCGCCTCCATCAGCACTTCAACCCCGCGCTGCGATCCCGTCGCGATCTCGTCAACCGCTTCCACGCATTGCTGCAGCGCCCGCTCGGTCAGCTCGTAAGCAAGTGGACAAAACGGCTCTTCCGCCATCTCGTGCGAGAACCGCCAGTCCGCGAGCGACGTGAACTTCCCCAGCATGTCCGCGAAGCCCGCAGCCGTCAAGCGCTGCGGCGCCGCCGCAAGGACGAGCAGATCGGCGAATACTGCGACCGGAGCAATCGCCGGCACCGTCTGCTTGAATCCGTCCACGATGATCGGCGCGCCGACGGACGTGAAGCCGTCAACGGAAGCGGCGGTCGGCACCGAGATAAAATCGCGGCCTGTCTGACTGCAGACGAACCGGACGACGTCGTGAATCGTGCCTGAGCCGACGGCCAATACTGCCTTTGCCCGCTGCGGCGTCTCTAGCAGAACCTGAACGATCGTACGCTCGTCTGCGATAACGTCGCCTTGACCGTTAGGCTTCAGGCTACATACGCCGAACGCAATGCCTTCCTGCTTCAGCAGCTCCGCAAGCGCACTGCCTGCCGCTTCCCACGTATTCGCATCGACGACGAGAACGACTTCGCCGTAATCTTTCTTCCGCAAGTAAGGAGCCGCTTCCTTCAGTGCTCCTGCCTCCAATACCCCTTCCATCTGGATCGGCGCGTACACGACGCCTTCAGGCTGCTTAACGGCTGCATCATTGACCTGGCTTAACGCTGCTCGAATGTTCATTCCGCTTCAGTCCCCTTTAGCTGAGTTTAGGGCCATTTTATCACATGCTAGATTCCAAGTCTTCCAAGAATAGGAGACGAGTACCCAATCGGGCCGGCGTCTCGGGGCATAAACTGCGGCGGGATCGAGACGCTTAACCGGCTTCGTTACCATGCGCTTTACCTGTGGGACGGCACCGGAAGGCAAAACATGGCGGACATACCGCATTTCGTGACGAATAACGATTTTGAAACCCGGCATGTGCTGGAATAGGTCATCGCGCCTTGGTAGCCGAGTCCGCGCGGGCTTGCCGTCGCTAGAACGCAAAAAAACCGGCCCTGCGCTAGCTCCAGCCGGTTCATGCCATTATTATGAAGTTAATAGAAGTGCAGTCCATTCGAGCGGCAAGCGGATCGCCAGTAACAAGTCATATCATCTTCACGAAATAGCCGATTAACAATGCCGCAGGCACC encodes:
- a CDS encoding sn-glycerol-1-phosphate dehydrogenase — translated: MNIRAALSQVNDAAVKQPEGVVYAPIQMEGVLEAGALKEAAPYLRKKDYGEVVLVVDANTWEAAGSALAELLKQEGIAFGVCSLKPNGQGDVIADERTIVQVLLETPQRAKAVLAVGSGTIHDVVRFVCSQTGRDFISVPTAASVDGFTSVGAPIIVDGFKQTVPAIAPVAVFADLLVLAAAPQRLTAAGFADMLGKFTSLADWRFSHEMAEEPFCPLAYELTERALQQCVEAVDEIATGSQRGVEVLMEALLLSGWSMLLVGHSRPASGGEHHLSHHWEMAYIQEGRRQLLHGAKVGVASVMLAKRYREELGGAYPAIFGKLPEAEQLRAWLQQAGGPADPAGIGLTEALIEDAMKEAYKLRDRYTGLKHLVLKG